In the Lepidochelys kempii isolate rLepKem1 chromosome 4, rLepKem1.hap2, whole genome shotgun sequence genome, aagtgtactctctatgccattatctaaatcattgatgaagatattgaacagatccAGACCCAGAATttatccctgtgggatcccactcaaTATGCCTTTGCAGcttaactgtgaaccactgatgattactctctgggaatggttttccagccagttatatagccaccttatagtagctccatctagactatatttccctagttttttttatgagaaggtcatgtgagaccgtatcaaaagccttactaaagtcaagatatactacatttaccacttcccctctatccacaaagcttgttgccctgtcaaagaaatcaattaggttggtttgacatgatttgttcttgacaaatccaggttattacttatcactttattattttcTAGGTATCTgcaattgattgcttaattatttgctctattatctttctgggtactgaagttaaactgactggtctgtaattccccaggttgcccttatttccctttttatagattggaactatatttgcccttttccaatcctctggaatctcaccAGTCTCCCACGATTTTTCGAAGATAATCACTAAATGGCTCACATATCAACTCAGTCAGCTccctgagtattctaggatgtatttcatcaggccctggtgacttgaaaacatctaacttgtctaagtacagtagaacctcagagttatgaacaccttgggaacggaggttgttcataactctgaaatgtttgtaactctgaacaaaacattgtggttgttctttcaaaggtttacaactgaacgttgacttaatacagctttgaaaatttactatgctgctttccctttatttttttagaagtttacatttaatacagtactgtactatgtttgccttttttgggggggggggtctctgctgctgcttgattgtgTATTTccgattccaaatgaggtgtgtggttcactggtcagttcgtaactctggtgttcgtaactctgaggttctactataatttttaacttgtttccctattttagcctctgatcctacgtcattttcactggcatttattAAATCAGATGTCGACAACCCTGCTAATTCATGGtggatccacacacacacattggctTTCCATGATGCAGTAATTTCATCATACAATTTCATAAAATTATCACAATTCAGACATGGTACAGACGGAACCCCCAATTCGTCACTGACACTAATGCCATATGCATCGATCTTCATATAATATTTAGCTATCAGATGGACTTGTAAACttacagattttttaaattttataatacAGCGTGATAACAAGATTGACTTCCGACTATGGAGGATAATTAGCCCTAGAGAGATTGCATGGTACCTTTTCTAACAAATTTACAACTGAAGAAATTGCCAAACAAACATTAAAGTTCAAGATTCATGTGGAATGATTTATGCAGAAGAATAATAAGCAttatggaatgaaaacaaatctgCCAGAGAAAATGGGGAAGTGGGTGTAAGGTGGAGGACACAATCCACATAGTGTGATTATGGCTATAAAAGTGAATGCAAAAATGGCACCTGGTGACTGCACGTGGCTGTATCCAAGTGTTTATTCTGAGTCATAGCTGCTTAGgtttactgattttaaaaaaatcagtattttattACTGTTAACGCTGTACAGTCAGCAGAGCTGCAGAAGAGCATGTGCTGTCTTTTATTCCGCCTCAGTTATTATCATCTAAAGCTGCCAGCTACATTTTGATTCTacagtttttgttgtgtgatatCTGGTGATGTATGAGTCAGATATAACATGACTTATTTTCAGATAATATGCTGATGTTGCAATGGTGGCAGTCCTAAAAATCTTGTTTGACCTTTAACATAGTAAATTTGACATGGAAGTCATTGAGTAAAAATAAATATGGATCCAAGAGATGTCTATTTTTTGCcttcagtgacttttttttacTATAATCACTCTTTTTATGGAGTTTTGATAACCCCAGGTTTCCTATGACCCAGGGCACCCTACTGTATGCTCCCTTGTTATAAGGACTAGGTTTGCAAAGCAGTCCCTCCCTTCAAAGGCCATTGTAGAAATTCCAGTTCACCACAGCTTCTATACAGACTGAATTACAGAACTTGAAATATATTGTTTACAATTAACTCTCATACTGATCACCTGGCAGAGCTCTCTGTCCTTTTCAAGCCccatttcagtttctttttcatAAGCCACAGAGTCAGATGTTCTCCCAGTGTGGTATCTGTGacggttggatcacagaaacccccttgggaactgccacctgatgtgctgaaactacctctgaacctgttttccctgccagcttgggacgtcagtgccctgcctggttgtgccagacacgctagcctggtacaaacacagacccaggtctgaaccatgtcccaccaaagctgcaggcttaactgaaaacagcttaagaagtgttcctgtctccagcactcagatacccaactcccaatggggtccaaaccccaaataaatctgttttaccctgtataaagcatacacaaggtaaactcataaattgtttgccctctataacactgatggaGAAGTATGCACAGCTATTTGCCccctccaggtattaatacatactctgggttaattaataagtaaaaagtgactttattaaatacaaaaagtaggatttaagtggttccaagtaataacagacagaacaaagtgaattaccaagcaaaataaaataaaacacacaagtctaatcCTAagacagtaagaaagtgattacagatgaaatttcaccctcagagatgttccagtaagttTCTTTTATAGACtcgcctccttctagtctgggtctaGCAATCATTCACACCcatgtagttactgtcctttgttccagtttctttcaggtatcctttgggggtggagaggctacctcttgagccagctgaagacaaaatggaggggtctctcAGGACTTTATATagtttctctcttgtgggtggaaacccctccctccccctgtgtagaatcccagctacaagatggagtcttggagttacatgggcaagtcacatgtccatgcatgtcTTAGTTATCTACAGggacattcccaggaaagctcagatgtggattggtgtctatcaaggtccattgtttgccaagtacttccatttacttgaataaccccttcacactatgttgaccaaatctgccttaggtgctttctgcagcaaacactttaaatacaagcatagagtcAACGCTCATAATTTCAGAtatagaaatgatacatgcatacaaataggatgaatacatgcagtagaacataacctttgcaaagatatgttacctGGCATATCTagaataaaacatattccagttatgtcatatttacattcataagcatatttctagaAAGCATTATGAGGTGCAATGTCACAGTATCACTGCCACCTTCTTACAAGCCTGGATCTTTATCATGCCTGATGGACCAGTCTGTGGAATATGGAGAGACCTTTCTTGGCAATTTCACCCAGCCCAGACAAAATCACCTCCAGCTGGTCTCCACACACTCACCTTTCCACGAtcctcctcccactgctgctccAAGCAACCCAAAGGCCCTCCCGAAGTTTCAAGCCACTTTCTCATTTCCACCCATATATTTTACATCCCACATACCTCATACCTAAAATAAGATAAATGCAACATACACCATTGTCTACATGGATATAGTACACATAATCATAATAGCACTTTGCACTTACATAGTACCTACCATCCAATGATTTCTAAGCCTATTAGGAGTGGCTCACTCCCTTTCCTGTGCTCTAGCCACAGGACTGTGCTGCCCCTAAAAATCACATGCACACATTTATGCCACCAGgaaatcttttgttttttttcaaggtTAATGCAGTTGGCATTTTTGAGTTAAAGTATCAGTCCCAAAGATGACTTTTTTTTACATGGTGTTTCCATTTCAGAATCAGGATATTATTAGTAAGAATGTAAATCAGGTTTTAAGATGTGAAGTCGAGAGCTGTTATCTTGTTATTAACGTACAAAATTGTCAAGGTAATGTTAAGTCTTTGAGCATCCAGTAAGTTTATGATCTCCACAATACTTTCAGGGCATAATAcaaagtccagtgaagtcaatggaaagattctcatttacttcagtggactttgaatcaAGTCTCAAACACCGCCTGATGAGGGATCAGTTAGATCGCACTAGCCTTGTTTCCTTAAAAGTCTACTATCCTGTACTCCAAAATAGGGAATTTGACCCCTGAAAGTAATTATCACTTAGTAgtagaaaggaggaaaaaatagaGGGTCTGCTGAGTAATATATTGAAAAGGAATTGCCGTATTGACAGATTATCAGTTTGTCATTGCTGTCCTGCCAAGTATCAGACAAGGGTAGTGTATTATTCCATTCCAGTTATGCCTCAGGATTCTTCAAATGACACAGCTTCGTGTTTACAAAATAAGTGTGGCTCTTATACTTGTTAACTTTTCTTCATTTATCATTTGGATATGGAAAATGTTAAATGTAAGTAAAACATGATTTCTAAGTGGATATGGAAGTAACTCTGCAATGGCGTCATAATATTGGtgtcccagatctgaagaagagctctgtgtaagattGAAAGCccgtctctttcaccagcagaagctggttcAATAGAAGATATTTCTaagcaaaagatattaccttaccccaCCTTGTCTTCCTTAGTTTAGTCATTTTTGCAACTGCTCTTTTTTCAGCTCAGTTCATCAGAATGTTGTATATTTTTTCTAAGTAAGCTTTTCCTTTAATGTGGATTAATAGTATGCTCAGTAACCGTATTACTTGCAGAACTGAAAAGAGTAATGTCAGTAAATATTTTTCACCTCATGAACTCTTAAATATTATTTCAGCTGATTAAACAACGTCAAGGAATAAATGAAAGTATCACAATGCAAAGAAACACTAAGAGGCGGTGGAAAGAAAAGATGGGAAATCTCCAATCTTGTGTCTTCTGTCAATTTCTCAACTATTAACTATTTATGTATTAGTAATGGGAATCAGAAGGAAAATGCTCATAGTAACCTACCTAGAAATATATTATTGTATAAAGTCTAAGAACAGATTAGGTTTTCTTCAAAATAGGTTTTATAATTTAGACTATATTCTCAATTACAGTCTGAGATTTCCAATAAGTCAGCACTGCAAAGGGGACattgattaatgtttttaatacatTCTTTGTATCTGCCCGTGTAATAGCTTGGGAAATTTTAACTATACTCTTGAGTGCAGTAACCTTCACTGACTAGTTCTCAGGAAGGTGTCTGTGTCCTAACCAAATTACAGTATGCGGGGTTTTAATTCAAGCtagtaatatatttaaaatgtgaaacaTTATTTTTGCACCCCAGATGactaaatgtttgtttttttgcagcaagaaaagagagaatattttattctgtgtttcCCAGCATAGTCCCAGGTTCAAGTGTAGGAGAACACACATACTCTGAATTAGAATTTACAATGCACTTAGAATTCTCCAGCTCCAAGTGCTAGCTAATACTTTTCTGTGTCTATTTCTAAATTCTTCATGTGGATTTCTTTTCAGACAGAGAAAGCTTCTAGTAAGATCTGTAATGAAGTCTCCCTTTATGAGTACAAACTGCAACATAACGTCTGCATTTTTTGCTTTGTAGGGATCTGCTTCAGACCTTAACTGATGATGAGCTGCATACACTGGAACGTAACCTCTGCATATCCCAGGATGTGGATTTTCCTGTCAGAACAGATCCTGAAGTGCCCACTGTCAGTACAACTGCCTTAGCTGCACCTTTGCCTGCTGAGGAGCTTTCAGCAAAAGCTGAAAACACAGAGGCTGAGCTAGCCTGCTCTATGCAGTATGATGAACAGGAATTGGAACAGCTGAATAGGATGGTCCATAGGGTTGGAGATGAGATGTCTTCCCTGCTTTCCCCACCAAGTGTATGCCAGTCTCCAGCACACAGGCCTGGCATAAGAAATGGCTCCAGCACAGAGACCTCACCTAACAGGCAACATTTTGACAACTTAACAGACGAAGAGGAAAGAGTGTTTTTTATGGATGATCTGGATGGAGCAGGAGAAGCTCTTGCTGGGTTGGATTCAGACAATGACACATTTGCATGGGTGAATAACCCTTGCCACAATTCAAAGCAGAGTGTGCAGTACAGGGACCCTCTAGTGTATGACAATGGTCATCAAACAGAAGAGACTTTACTTTTAAAAGAAGCAGAAAGCGATTTAAGCAATAATAACAATATTGAAGATAGCAAACAGATGACTTGCATCTCAATTCAAAATTCGTGCAGTTGTTTAGAAGGTCCTGATTCACAGTTATACCTCAATGGCTGGGATACATATGTTGATGCAGAGACAGCAGAAATGATAGCCCATAGGACAGGTGGAATGAAGATATCTGCTACTGTAATATTTAATCCCAAATCTCCCTCGACTTCAGAATCCCTAGTGACAACACCAGAAGTAGCTATCAGTTGTGTTCCTGGGTCTTCTGATTCTTTAGTTGATGAAGAGGAGAGTGAATCCCATAAGCTCAGTATAGCTGCCACAAATTGTCTAATTAATTCCTGTGTGTGTTGTGGCAGCTGTGAAGACAGTAGGGAGGATAATATTGATGGTTTAAAGACCAGACATTCCCCAGGAAAAGTTATAAATGCTTCTTATAGTTTAGTAAAATCTAAAGAAAAGGACCATATAGACAAACTTGATCGTGCAGTCTCTGCAGAGGAGGCATTAAAAACTGAAACGTCTCCTGCTTTGCTAGCAGAAAGAGATTCTGGCAGAGAAGAACAGAAACTGTCTAACTCCTCTAAGTGCCTGGCACATTCCTCAGGTTCACAGTTGGGAGCAGAAAATGGATCACAAGTAGAGGTGGAAATCTCAAATCAGCAAAAgaaatgggagaaaagaaggCAGCCAAGTCAAAAGCAATCAGAGAACAATGAAGAAAGTAGTAATGAAAGAATAGCAAAGGATGACATTAAATCAAGATCCAGTGCAAGGTAAGACCGTCTTGCAATGATTTTATTGTCTCAGGACTTGCATACAAAATAGCTAATAGTAACATAGCGATTTATACTATGCTTTCCTTAGCAATGGGGGCGCACATAATGttagctgatttttaaaataataaaatgttaaaggCCAAGGAATTGTTGACtataaaggaaaacatttttttactacttttaaaaatactttttactgtacgatcagatttattttttgtgcAAACTATGGCATTTTCAGCAACCGTTTAAAACTCTTTTTAATCTCGGGTCTTTATGTTGTCCCCTGAGCTATGAAATAAATTCATGAAATAACATCTGacctgtttagcttaacaaagaattGCCCTTTAAGAATGCaatctattttaattttatttaaagtttaaCATAATTCTGTTTTGTGATATGTTTGAAATTACATTTAACATACTATATTATTGTACACAGTGTACGATCCTTTCTACATGGTTACAGAGCATTAGCACTACTATGGCAAAACTGGTAGTCATAACTTGAACTATGAGTAGAAATACAGATTTTGATATTCTAGTCTCATCTTTTGATATTTAACTTActgctagagctggtcaaaaaataaaaagtactttCTCAAAACAttcacatttgttttcatttcaaagtgaACAAACCAGAAccgtttttatttttttaatattttttgttctttCAAAATGTTATTGAGAAGATTATCAAAACCTTTAGAAATGGCTATTTACAATTTTTGTTTGCTGAAAACCAGGTGTTCTGGTAAATTACATTTGTTTTCCCAAACACTCAGCTTTCGAtaaaaaaaataactgttttcaattcgtttttttaatttcaaaaatcattaatattttttgtggaaaatggaaaaaatgttaaatgtcacttcttcctccagccccccccccccccccgaaaagatattttgtttctgtggaggagggaggtgaggggagaccctttttcagaaaaaaatagtttcttttgAAACGTTctaaccaaattattttttaataattacGGCATTTAACATCCATAGCTCTTTTCCATCTTCAGAACATTTAAGGACACTAGCTAATTAATCCCCAAGGTGAGCAAACGTTGTTATCTTCATTTTGCAAATGGTAGTGGGAAACCAAAGTGGAGCAGTTAAATGATTGAGTTAAGGCTACTTAGTGAATACATATCGCTGAGATTGGAACTCGGCATCTTCCAGTTCCCAATCCAGTTCTCAGACCAATAAAGAACACTGTTCATTCCATCAATGACAATTTTATGTATAAAACTTGTATAAGGAAATGAGAATTTCCTGTGCATTTTTTATTATAGGGGGGACCTTGAAGACTCTCAACACTTGTGCAGGCTTGCAGACACCAGTCTGGAACTGTTGAGTTAGTTGTTGTTCACATAATGTAAGTGGAAGGCAGAAGTGCTACTTTCAATTGTACCAAGAATTCCGAGTCTTGTCTTGTCACTGATTTCTAAAGTTCTCACTGTGACTCACTCAGAAAAGGTTGCAGGAGTACATTTCTGTGCTATTGTGTCTGGAAAGAGATATTTGCCAGAGTAAATCAAAACACAGTTCAGTGGTGCAGAATGAGGTTCAAAGTGCAGAATGAGCGACTAGTTATTGGGAATTTTTCCTAGCATGAGGTTTTATTCTAACTTGCACTATAGTAGAAGCTCTTTAAGAAAAGGAAGCTGAATCTTCCCAACCTGAAGGACATGAATAATTGTATTAGCTATATGTATCTTTACTAATGTGCCCTCCTATACAGTCTAGGATTAGCACCAGTGTTTTCATGAAGCTGATGGCAGCAGTACTGTCCCATGTTACAGCATTGCAGTCATGCAGAACATTGGTGAATGCATAGTGCGAAGAAGTGCAAACATAAGTTCAACAGACACTAGAAGTTAACTCCATCATATCATTTTAGGGGAGTAAAATGTCCAGCAGGCATCCTGTCTTTTTTTTATTCTGAGTTCTGGCTTCAGATGCCCCTTTGTTCTAACATAACTATAACTATTACAATTttcggggtgggggagagggattaTTATGGTTCTCCAGTTTTAATGACCCTTTCTATTTCTGAGTGCTCTGGAAGCTTCATCTAATGAAGATTTAcacagactgtaaactctttgggacagggactgtctttttgttgtgtacagtgcctagggtAACACGGTGGTGCCCCAACCACTGATTGGGACCTCTAGGCACTACCTCATAGTACAAAAGTTATGGAAATAAAAGTATTAAATAAGAATGACACCAATAGAAATACCAATATTAAACATAATAACACTAATAGTGAGAACAGAAAACAATGGAACTGAGGGTCCTCTGTGCCAATATAATATAATAGGTGCTGTCACCTGCTATTCATGCAATGTGAGCAACTAACCCAACAATTCCAGACAGGTATCTCTAATGCACATACACATAATTAACTGGTAAATATTCTTATTGTTCTAATTGCTAGCCCTGTTTCTGTGGCCTCTACTGTCAGAGCCATACTTGGAAAAATTTAATCCCTACATACATccttattttgttgttttctgaCACTTGTAAATCACTGttctacattttaaaacttttactGTATATTTCATGTACTTCAAACTAGCAGTAAGTGCTGCTGTACCTACGTACTAATAATCCCTTTTATAAACAAATCACATTCCTTGCTTGTAATATCCTTTCCAGATACAGTTTAATATtatccattttattattttgaaatatgtATGATTTTAGGCTTGTAAATATTTTCTTGGATTTTATGACCACTTTTAGAACCATGCAACAGAAATATTCAGTGAATTTCATTGTAGGAAGTGACTCATAGCCTGAATCCTTTTTACAAACTGACTAATTTTATCCTTTTGGATAGTCAAATGAAGGAATACAATCCTTGGCAATATAATGTTGCTTAAAAATATTTGATATATCACCTTTAATTCTAGTATCTAGACAGTACTACTGCACACTGCTGAAATACATGTTACAAAGCCACAAATGAAGAATTTGACTACTTTTTGGGTGAGATGTGCATAAAAGATATTAAGTGGCATCTGGATGGACatttctgcaaaaaaaaccaacaaaatactgtatctgcaaggagctttgattgAAGTCATATGCTAATAGAGAAGGAATGAGAAAAAAACACAATATTCTACACAGGTCTACGCTTTGTGCAGGCATATGGAGAAGAAGAGCAACAACTGTCAAAGATCCATGACAAACCAGAGAGTACACAAAGCAAATGCTATCCAGGACTAGCTTACTAACGTTAATTGATTAAATTTAGCTATCTCAGCCTTCTGATTATAAGACAATAAGACAGTGTACTTATTCATTACATACAATTGTTATTGATAGCAAACTAACAAAAGTATGTGCATATATGAAGATGGAATAGTAGGAGTAGACATAGTTTAGGAATACCAAAACCATATGAGATTCTCATTCATTTAGATTACCACATAAATAGTCCAACTAGGTtcaataagatattacctcacccaccttgtatctctaatatcctgggacccaacacggctacaacactgcatacataaaTACTCACAGATATATAAATATCTGTCATTGCGTTTGGTTCTTGGCTATGTACGTCATTTGTCATGACAGTTGAAATACAAGAAGGAACATCATCAGTCTCCTCTTACTCATTGTTCCCTGGATGACTAATCACTGATATTTAATGGTTCTTTTAAAAGAGGAATGTCATCTTGGAGCTCTCTATCACTGCTTCCTACTATGTGCTTGTGAATGTTACCTTAACAGTGAGTGAAGTGTTTGAGACACTGGATTATTTTCAGAATGATAGACTTTTTAGCTACAACAGTAAGCAGTATAATAAGCATGGGAGAACCACAGCAAATGTTAATTCATCAGATTGATAAGTATATTTACTTTTCAGTCATTGAAAATCAACAACTAAAGGAAAAGAGAAGTTTCTATGCCCTGGCTCAATCAAGCAGCTATCAGATGTGCACATGAATGAATGATAGCATGAGCATCTTCATGTAGTGAGGTCTATGGTAATAATAAAGAATATCACGTCATTTATAGATATGCTTTCTCTGATCCAACCAGGATTATTGTATTTAGCGTGTCCAGGTAACACAGGATCTTACCACTCACATTTATTTGCAAATACCCAGCCAAGCCAGCTACTCTGAACTTCTTGATGCAGCAGTGTTGATTGGTAAGTCATCATTCAATCAAATTTAATATACCATTAAAATTCTTCTATTGTACATAATAATCAGATTTATCTTTTTGACATGTCTTTACTTTGTTTTTTGTAGGTGACAGCAGATAGTCCTTACCTTCCAGTCTGACatatatttctctctttttccctgtTTCCCTGTAAGTATGTTGAAGAAATTAAACATGCACAATATTAAATTAGTCACAGGCAGCAGCATTAGTATTATGCAGATATAACTGAAGTATTTGTAAAGATCTGGTGAACCAGTGATTTGTTGCAAAGACAGCATATATGAAGTACAAGCTGTTCTGTCACACAAAGTAGAAACCCGTGAAGGAAGAAAACTGTTAAAGAATAGCAGATCAACAATAAGTCAAAAGACTATAATAGAATTATGCAACAAAGAAGTGTTTTAGGGAAAGAAAGGCATGAGATTCACTGAAGAAGGAATGTTTAGGTCTGTATTTCATGTTTTTCTAACTGTGAATAAATTAGACAGAATAAGTAAAATGCTGAGTCTAACTATCACAATACTCTCCCCTTTATGAAGAGCTATACATGATGGAAAACATTCTTTAGTTCTGGAGTTTGAAGAATCATTGTAAAGATGGATTATTCTTCTACTTGTCAAATAAGgctttggtaatttgttccatgTGGCTATGCATTGCTAGCATTTTTGCATTTTAGGTTTCATATGCCTGGTTTCACTGTGCCATTATGTTATCTCTTTATTGACTTTGCAACACCTAAATTAGAATTCTTAAGTGGTTTCTCTCTGTTTCCATCCAGGTCTATTCTGTCTAACTTAAAATACAGAATTTTCACCAGACtccctttattttattaatttattgcAAGTATTTAGAGCGTGCGCGCTAATAAGATTTCTCATGTATAGCTGTTTTTCATAGTATACATAAGAACTGAGCTATGCTTAGTAGTGAGGAAAACGTTGTtaatatttcctttcattttctatGAGCTGTAATAGTGTATCTTTCATTAGCTGTTGTAGTTAGATGTTCAAATTTGGTTAGCAGAAGTTTAATGAGCAGAGTGATTTTTCCCAAGTAGAACGGATGATGCATTCTGGGCAAATTGCCTGTGCAAAGCATATTTCTGAGCTGTCCCTAATTACTGACTGCAACCCTACATTAAGATTCTTAATTTAACCTTCTCGAGCCTGGCACTCAAGTTGTTCCACttcttgttgctgtaatttcTTAGCCTTACAACTGTGCAGTTATAAATTTTTAAAGCTCCGTTTCCCAATATATTGTTCAGAACTCTTCATAAAAGATAAACAGCTGTTTCACCTACAATGCCAGCTTTCTATTTTGGTATTTTTCTTCTTACATGTAATACGTTACAACATTTAGTCATATGTAAACTGTGAAGTAAATGGAGGTTTTCAGTAAAACAGCCTTAGTCTTGTATTTAATTGTTGGCTCTTAACAAAAATGTGAATATGCTATAGTCATTCGTACCTGTATAAATGAATAGAAATCAAGGATTTTGataaatttggttttaaaatgtaacttctACTGGCTGTTGGATTTAAGGAAATTGTTCCTTGTGTTCACGTGatagcaagatgcctttcccaTGAATTAAATGCAGATGGGTGTTGATAAACTGtgtatttaaatgaaaacttgTCTCTATAGCCAGTTTGTATTCTAATCTTTAACCCAGCCATCTAAGAATCAGGAAACTGTCTCCTGTCAATACAGTTATTAGGGAAAGAGTGGTTGATCGGAAAAATAACAGCAACTGTCCACATGGGTGAGCTTTTCTTTAGTGATTCCCTAGCCTTCTGTTGAACACCCCATTGAAATTTCTCAGTTCCTCTTACAATCATTTGTTTGTATTATAGAATCCTGCATCTATATGGTAGGTAAAGTTCAGACTtcgggcttgtctccacttaccagcAGATCGACGCGCAGTGATCGATCCATCaggggtcaatttagcaggtctcgtgaagacccgctaaatcgaccgctgatCGCTCTGCCGTTGACTCCAGTACTCTACCGGAATGAGGCATAAGGTAAGTCCACGGGAGACCCAGCACAGTGGAGACACCGCAATAAATTGACCTaaggtacgttgactccagctacgttattcacgtagctggagttgcgtaact is a window encoding:
- the ZFYVE28 gene encoding lateral signaling target protein 2 homolog isoform X1; this encodes MDECIPHERANRDFCVKFPEEIRHDNLAGQLWFGAECLSAGSIIMNREIESMAMRPLAKDLTRSLEEVRNIIRDQALRDLNLYTEKMKESLKHFDVLFAEFELSYVSAMVPVKSPKEYYVQQEVIVLFCETVERALKLGYLTQDMIDDYEPALMFTIPRLAIVCGLVVYSEGPLNLDRKPEDMSELFRPFHTLLRKIRDLLQTLTDDELHTLERNLCISQDVDFPVRTDPEVPTVSTTALAAPLPAEELSAKAENTEAELACSMQYDEQELEQLNRMVHRVGDEMSSLLSPPSVCQSPAHRPGIRNGSSTETSPNRQHFDNLTDEEERVFFMDDLDGAGEALAGLDSDNDTFAWVNNPCHNSKQSVQYRDPLVYDNGHQTEETLLLKEAESDLSNNNNIEDSKQMTCISIQNSCSCLEGPDSQLYLNGWDTYVDAETAEMIAHRTGGMKISATVIFNPKSPSTSESLVTTPEVAISCVPGSSDSLVDEEESESHKLSIAATNCLINSCVCCGSCEDSREDNIDGLKTRHSPGKVINASYSLVKSKEKDHIDKLDRAVSAEEALKTETSPALLAERDSGREEQKLSNSSKCLAHSSGSQLGAENGSQVEVEISNQQKKWEKRRQPSQKQSENNEESSNERIAKDDIKSRSSASSQDGLRDSPLNSISSSDYDSVSVTTCSLSSIYTLSSLMTSSCSSDDIDQEEIQLALQAAKIASREKIRSRFHGSNDLIHRLFVCISGVADQLQTNYASDLRSILKTLFEVMATKPETEDKEKQKKVNQGLRNATLEDCALCQETISSSELAAKARDGDFEDPPEWVPDEVCSYCTACKAPFTVIRRKHHCRSCGKIFCSRCSSHSAPLPRYGQMKPVRVCTHCYMFHVTPFYSDKAGI
- the ZFYVE28 gene encoding lateral signaling target protein 2 homolog isoform X3, yielding MDECIPHERANRDFCVKFPEEIRHDNLAGQLWFGAECLSAGSIIMNREIESMAMRPLAKDLTRSLEEVRNIIRDQALRDLNLYTEKMKESLKHFDVLFAEFELSYVSAMVPVKSPKEYYVQQEVIVLFCETVERALKLGYLTQDMIDDYEPALMFTIPRLAIVCGLVVYSEGPLNLDRKPEDMSELFRPFHTLLRKIRDLLQTLTDDELHTLERNLCISQDVDFPVRTDPEVPTVSTTALAAPLPAEELSAKAENTEAELACSMQYDEQELEQLNRMVHRVGDEMSSLLSPPSVCQSPAHRPGIRNGSSTETSPNRQHFDNLTDEEERVFFMDDLDGAGEALAGLDSDNDTFAWVNNPCHNSKQSVQYRDPLVYDNGHQTEETLLLKEAESDLSNNNNIEDSKQMTCISIQNSCSCLEGPDSQLYLNGWDTYVDAETAEMIAHRTGGMKISATVIFNPKSPSTSESLVTTPEVAISCVPGSSDSLVDEEESESHKLSIAATNCLINSCVCCGSCEDSREDNIDGLKTRHSPGKVINASYSLVKSKEKDHIDKLDRAVSAEEALKTETSPALLAERDSGREEQKLSNSSKCLAHSSGSQLGAENGSQVEVEISNQQKKWEKRRQPSQKQSENNEESSNERIAKDDIKSRSSASSLMTSSCSSDDIDQEEIQLALQAAKIASREKIRSRFHGSNDLIHRLFVCISGVADQLQTNYASDLRSILKTLFEVMATKPETEDKEKQKKVNQGLRNATLEDCALCQETISSSELAAKARDGDFEDPPEWVPDEVCSYCTACKAPFTVIRRKHHCRSCGKIFCSRCSSHSAPLPRYGQMKPVRVCTHCYMFHVTPFYSDKAGI